Proteins found in one Aethina tumida isolate Nest 87 chromosome 1, icAetTumi1.1, whole genome shotgun sequence genomic segment:
- the LOC109602003 gene encoding inner centromere protein isoform X7: MINLTSFLEDLSDRTCRGLSEALKRRPQKYQGCTIAELEKKSAMVRIGENKYKKMGKCNSFETLEHNVSAEEKKSEAPEHRPPFLRRRKPPTVDKTITVKEERTNANIRKERKRLETKEKPTAGEELKVAGIKQTQKRGVGEEKKSEATEHAPTLSSRDRFPTADKTITPKEEKTKANIRKERKRLETKKKPTAGGEPKEAGIKQAEKRVLEEKNEATEHAPILSSRDRFPTADKTIRAKEEKTKANIRKERKRLETKKKPTAGGEPKEAGIKQAEKRVGEEKKSEATEHAPTFSSRDRFPTADKTIRAKEEKTKANISKERKRLETKKPTAGGELKVVGIKQVQNGGVGEEKKSEATEHAPTLSSRDRFPTADKTITPKEEKTKANIRRERKRLETKKKSTAGGELKVAGIKQAQNGGVGVEKKSEATEHAPTLSSRDRFPTADKTIRAKEEKTKANISKERKRLETKKKPTGGEEPKVVGIKQDQNGGGLMETKATEHAPTLSSRDRFPTADKTIRAKEEKTRAKFDEERKRLETRKNLTAVRQLQEKRMKLREKQNQVPIYMITELPPLPHHVCYTADDACDDESRHENPRWYLDSNFKQQELVQAGTGDTLKNTFYCRRAMTPDLREIFGSIDERKLKRTSSAHWRIPPRYTLMPAVNRLSYVEDEKDDQDDED, from the exons ATGATCAATCTAACTTCGTTTCTGGAGGATTTATCCGATAGAACTTGTCGTGGATTAAGTGAAGCACTCAAAAGGAGACCACAAAAATACCAG gggTGCACTATCGctgaattagaaaaaaaatccgCGATGGTACGAATTGGAGAAAACAAATACAAGAAAATGGGAAAATGCAACTCTTTCGAGACCTTGGAACATAATGTAAGTG CAGAAGAAAAGAAGAGCGAGGCGCCGGAACATCGTCCCCCATTCTTGAGAAGACGCAAACCTCCGACCGTCGATAAAACTATCACAGTTAAGGAGGAGAGAACAAACGCGAACATCCGCAAGGAACGCAAGAGATTAGAAACAAAGGAGAAGCCCACCGCCGGCGAAGAACTGAAAGTGGCGGGGATCAAACAGACTCAAAAAAGAGGTG TAGGGGAAGAAAAGAAGAGCGAGGCGACGGAACATGCTCCCACACTCTCAAGTAGAGACAGATTTCCGACGGCCGATAAAACTATCACACCTAAGGAGGAGAAAACGAAGGCGAACATCCGCAAGGAACGCAAGAGATTAGAAACAAAGAAGAAGCCCACCGCTGGCGGAGAACCGAAAGAGGCGGGGATCAAACAGGCTGAGAAAAGAG TATTAGAAGAAAAGAACGAGGCGACGGAACATGCTCCCATACTCTCGAGTAGAGACAGATTTCCGACGGCCGATAAAACTATCAGAGCTAAGGAGGAGAAAACGAAGGCGAACATCCGCAAGGAACGCAAGAGATTAGAAACAAAGAAGAAGCCCACCGCTGGCGGAGAACCGAAAGAGGCGGGGATCAAACAGGCTGAGAAAAGAG TAGGGGAAGAAAAGAAGAGCGAGGCGACGGAACATGCTCCCACATTCTCGAGTAGAGACAGATTTCCGACGGCCGATAAAACTATCAGAGCTAAGGAGGAGAAAACGAAAGCGAACATCAGCAAGGAACGCAAGAGATTAGAAACAAAGAAGCCCACCGCCGGCGGAGAACTGAAAGTGGTGGGGATCAAACAGGTTCAAAATGGAGGAG TAGGGGAAGAAAAGAAGAGCGAGGCGACAGAACATGCTCCCACACTCTCGAGTAGAGACAGATTTCCGACGGCCGATAAAACTATCACACCTAAAGAGGAGAAAACGAAGGCGAACATCCGCAGGGAACGCAAGAGATTAGAAACAAAGAAGAAGTCCACCGCCGGCGGAGAACTGAAAGTGGCGGGGATCAAACAAGCTCAAAATGGAGGAG TAGGGGTAGAAAAGAAGAGCGAGGCGACGGAACATGCTCCCACACTCTCGAGTAGAGACAGATTTCCGACGGCCGATAAAACTATCAGAGCTAAGGAGGAAAAAACGAAGGCGAACATCAGCAAGGAACGCAAGAGATTAGAAACAAAGAAAAAGCCCACCGGCGGCGAAGAACCGAAAGTGGTGGGGATCAAACAGGATCAAAATGGAGGAG GATTAATGGAAACGAAGGCGACGGAACATGCTCCCACACTCTCGAGTAGAGACAGATTTCCGACAGCCGATAAAACTATCAGAGCTAAGGAGGAGAAAACGAGAGCGAAATTTGACGAGGAACGCAAGAGACTGGAGACAAGAAAGAACCTCACCGCTGTCAGACAGTTGCAGGAGAAGAGGATGAAACTGCGGGAGAAACAGAACCAAGTGCCGATCTACATGATCACGGAACTGCCCCCGCTGCCGCACCACGTCTGTTACACCGCGGACGACGCGTGTGATGACGAAAGTCGACACGAGAATCCCCGTTGGTACTTGGATTCCAACTTTAAACAACAAGAGCTGGTGCAGGCAGGGACCGGTGATACGCTCAAGAATACGTTCTACTGCCGGCGAGCCATGACGCCGGATTTGAGGGAGATCTTCGGATCGATCGACGAGAGGAAACTAAAGAGGACGTCGAGCGCCCACTGGCGCATACCTCCACGTTACACGCTCATGCCCGCAGTTAATCGGCTGTCGTACGTCGAAGATGAGAAGGATGATCAAGATGatgaagattaa
- the LOC109602003 gene encoding inner centromere protein isoform X10: MINLTSFLEDLSDRTCRGLSEALKRRPQKYQGCTIAELEKKSAMVRIGENKYKKMGKCNSFETLEHNVSAEEKKSEAPEHRPPFLRRRKPPTVDKTITVKEERTNANIRKERKRLETKEKPTAGEELKVAGIKQTQKRGVGEEKKSEATEHAPTLSSRDRFPTADKTITPKEEKTKANIRKERKRLETKKKPTAGGEPKEAGIKQAEKRVLEEKNEATEHAPILSSRDRFPTADKTIRAKEEKTKANIRKERKRLETKKKPTAGGEPKEAGIKQAEKRVLEEKNEATEHAPILSSRDRFPTTDKTIRAKEEKTKANISKERKRLETKKKPTAGGEPKEAGIKQAEKRVGEEKKSEATEHAPTLSSRDRFPTADKTITPKEEKTKANIRRERKRLETKKKSTAGGELKVAGIKQAQNGGVGVEKKSEATEHAPTLSSRDRFPTADKTIRAKEEKTKANISKERKRLETKKKPTGGEEPKVVGIKQDQNGGGLMETKATEHAPTLSSRDRFPTADKTIRAKEEKTRAKFDEERKRLETRKNLTAVRQLQEKRMKLREKQNQVPIYMITELPPLPHHVCYTADDACDDESRHENPRWYLDSNFKQQELVQAGTGDTLKNTFYCRRAMTPDLREIFGSIDERKLKRTSSAHWRIPPRYTLMPAVNRLSYVEDEKDDQDDED, encoded by the exons ATGATCAATCTAACTTCGTTTCTGGAGGATTTATCCGATAGAACTTGTCGTGGATTAAGTGAAGCACTCAAAAGGAGACCACAAAAATACCAG gggTGCACTATCGctgaattagaaaaaaaatccgCGATGGTACGAATTGGAGAAAACAAATACAAGAAAATGGGAAAATGCAACTCTTTCGAGACCTTGGAACATAATGTAAGTG CAGAAGAAAAGAAGAGCGAGGCGCCGGAACATCGTCCCCCATTCTTGAGAAGACGCAAACCTCCGACCGTCGATAAAACTATCACAGTTAAGGAGGAGAGAACAAACGCGAACATCCGCAAGGAACGCAAGAGATTAGAAACAAAGGAGAAGCCCACCGCCGGCGAAGAACTGAAAGTGGCGGGGATCAAACAGACTCAAAAAAGAGGTG TAGGGGAAGAAAAGAAGAGCGAGGCGACGGAACATGCTCCCACACTCTCAAGTAGAGACAGATTTCCGACGGCCGATAAAACTATCACACCTAAGGAGGAGAAAACGAAGGCGAACATCCGCAAGGAACGCAAGAGATTAGAAACAAAGAAGAAGCCCACCGCTGGCGGAGAACCGAAAGAGGCGGGGATCAAACAGGCTGAGAAAAGAG TATTAGAAGAAAAGAACGAGGCGACGGAACATGCTCCCATACTCTCGAGTAGAGACAGATTTCCGACGGCCGATAAAACTATCAGAGCTAAGGAGGAGAAAACGAAGGCGAACATCCGCAAGGAACGCAAGAGATTAGAAACAAAGAAGAAGCCCACCGCTGGCGGAGAACCGAAAGAGGCGGGGATCAAACAGGCTGAGAAAAGAG TATTAGAAGAAAAGAACGAGGCGACGGAACATGCTCCCATACTCTCGAGTAGAGACAGATTTCCGACGACCGATAAAACTATCAGAGCTAAGGAGGAGAAAACGAAAGCGAACATCAGCAAGGAACGGAAGAGATTAGAAACAAAGAAGAAGCCCACCGCTGGCGGAGAACCGAAAGAGGCGGGGATCAAACAGGCTGAGAAAAGAG TAGGGGAAGAAAAGAAGAGCGAGGCGACAGAACATGCTCCCACACTCTCGAGTAGAGACAGATTTCCGACGGCCGATAAAACTATCACACCTAAAGAGGAGAAAACGAAGGCGAACATCCGCAGGGAACGCAAGAGATTAGAAACAAAGAAGAAGTCCACCGCCGGCGGAGAACTGAAAGTGGCGGGGATCAAACAAGCTCAAAATGGAGGAG TAGGGGTAGAAAAGAAGAGCGAGGCGACGGAACATGCTCCCACACTCTCGAGTAGAGACAGATTTCCGACGGCCGATAAAACTATCAGAGCTAAGGAGGAAAAAACGAAGGCGAACATCAGCAAGGAACGCAAGAGATTAGAAACAAAGAAAAAGCCCACCGGCGGCGAAGAACCGAAAGTGGTGGGGATCAAACAGGATCAAAATGGAGGAG GATTAATGGAAACGAAGGCGACGGAACATGCTCCCACACTCTCGAGTAGAGACAGATTTCCGACAGCCGATAAAACTATCAGAGCTAAGGAGGAGAAAACGAGAGCGAAATTTGACGAGGAACGCAAGAGACTGGAGACAAGAAAGAACCTCACCGCTGTCAGACAGTTGCAGGAGAAGAGGATGAAACTGCGGGAGAAACAGAACCAAGTGCCGATCTACATGATCACGGAACTGCCCCCGCTGCCGCACCACGTCTGTTACACCGCGGACGACGCGTGTGATGACGAAAGTCGACACGAGAATCCCCGTTGGTACTTGGATTCCAACTTTAAACAACAAGAGCTGGTGCAGGCAGGGACCGGTGATACGCTCAAGAATACGTTCTACTGCCGGCGAGCCATGACGCCGGATTTGAGGGAGATCTTCGGATCGATCGACGAGAGGAAACTAAAGAGGACGTCGAGCGCCCACTGGCGCATACCTCCACGTTACACGCTCATGCCCGCAGTTAATCGGCTGTCGTACGTCGAAGATGAGAAGGATGATCAAGATGatgaagattaa
- the LOC109602003 gene encoding inner centromere protein B isoform X2, whose product MINLTSFLEDLSDRTCRGLSEALKRRPQKYQGCTIAELEKKSAMVRIGENKYKKMGKCNSFETLEHNVSAEEKKSEAPEHRPPFLRRRKPPTVDKTITVKEERTNANIRKERKRLETKEKPTAGEELKVAGIKQTQKRGVGEEKKSEATEHAPTLSSRDRFPTADKTITPKEEKTKANIRKERKRLETKKKPTAGGEPKEAGIKQAEKRVLEEKNEATEHAPILSSRDRFPTADKTIRAKEEKTKANIRKERKRLETKKKPTAGGEPKEAGIKQAEKRVLEEKNEATEHAPILSSRDRFPTTDKTIRAKEEKTKANISKERKRLETKKKPTAGGEPKEAGIKQAEKRGEEKKSEATEHAPTFSSRDRFPTADKTIRAKEEKTKANISKERKRLETKKPTAGGELKVVGIKQVQNGGVGEEKKSEATEHAPTLSSRDRFPTADKTITPKEEKTKANIRRERKRLETKKKSTAGGELKVAGIKQAQNGGVGVEKKSEATEHAPTLSSRDRFPTADKTIRAKEEKTKANISKERKRLETKKKPTGGEEPKVVGIKQDQNGGGLMETKATEHAPTLSSRDRFPTADKTIRAKEEKTRAKFDEERKRLETRKNLTAVRQLQEKRMKLREKQNQVPIYMITELPPLPHHVCYTADDACDDESRHENPRWYLDSNFKQQELVQAGTGDTLKNTFYCRRAMTPDLREIFGSIDERKLKRTSSAHWRIPPRYTLMPAVNRLSYVEDEKDDQDDED is encoded by the exons ATGATCAATCTAACTTCGTTTCTGGAGGATTTATCCGATAGAACTTGTCGTGGATTAAGTGAAGCACTCAAAAGGAGACCACAAAAATACCAG gggTGCACTATCGctgaattagaaaaaaaatccgCGATGGTACGAATTGGAGAAAACAAATACAAGAAAATGGGAAAATGCAACTCTTTCGAGACCTTGGAACATAATGTAAGTG CAGAAGAAAAGAAGAGCGAGGCGCCGGAACATCGTCCCCCATTCTTGAGAAGACGCAAACCTCCGACCGTCGATAAAACTATCACAGTTAAGGAGGAGAGAACAAACGCGAACATCCGCAAGGAACGCAAGAGATTAGAAACAAAGGAGAAGCCCACCGCCGGCGAAGAACTGAAAGTGGCGGGGATCAAACAGACTCAAAAAAGAGGTG TAGGGGAAGAAAAGAAGAGCGAGGCGACGGAACATGCTCCCACACTCTCAAGTAGAGACAGATTTCCGACGGCCGATAAAACTATCACACCTAAGGAGGAGAAAACGAAGGCGAACATCCGCAAGGAACGCAAGAGATTAGAAACAAAGAAGAAGCCCACCGCTGGCGGAGAACCGAAAGAGGCGGGGATCAAACAGGCTGAGAAAAGAG TATTAGAAGAAAAGAACGAGGCGACGGAACATGCTCCCATACTCTCGAGTAGAGACAGATTTCCGACGGCCGATAAAACTATCAGAGCTAAGGAGGAGAAAACGAAGGCGAACATCCGCAAGGAACGCAAGAGATTAGAAACAAAGAAGAAGCCCACCGCTGGCGGAGAACCGAAAGAGGCGGGGATCAAACAGGCTGAGAAAAGAG TATTAGAAGAAAAGAACGAGGCGACGGAACATGCTCCCATACTCTCGAGTAGAGACAGATTTCCGACGACCGATAAAACTATCAGAGCTAAGGAGGAGAAAACGAAAGCGAACATCAGCAAGGAACGGAAGAGATTAGAAACAAAGAAGAAGCCCACCGCTGGCGGAGAACCGAAAGAGGCGGGGATCAAACAGGCTGAGAAAAGAG GGGAAGAAAAGAAGAGCGAGGCGACGGAACATGCTCCCACATTCTCGAGTAGAGACAGATTTCCGACGGCCGATAAAACTATCAGAGCTAAGGAGGAGAAAACGAAAGCGAACATCAGCAAGGAACGCAAGAGATTAGAAACAAAGAAGCCCACCGCCGGCGGAGAACTGAAAGTGGTGGGGATCAAACAGGTTCAAAATGGAGGAG TAGGGGAAGAAAAGAAGAGCGAGGCGACAGAACATGCTCCCACACTCTCGAGTAGAGACAGATTTCCGACGGCCGATAAAACTATCACACCTAAAGAGGAGAAAACGAAGGCGAACATCCGCAGGGAACGCAAGAGATTAGAAACAAAGAAGAAGTCCACCGCCGGCGGAGAACTGAAAGTGGCGGGGATCAAACAAGCTCAAAATGGAGGAG TAGGGGTAGAAAAGAAGAGCGAGGCGACGGAACATGCTCCCACACTCTCGAGTAGAGACAGATTTCCGACGGCCGATAAAACTATCAGAGCTAAGGAGGAAAAAACGAAGGCGAACATCAGCAAGGAACGCAAGAGATTAGAAACAAAGAAAAAGCCCACCGGCGGCGAAGAACCGAAAGTGGTGGGGATCAAACAGGATCAAAATGGAGGAG GATTAATGGAAACGAAGGCGACGGAACATGCTCCCACACTCTCGAGTAGAGACAGATTTCCGACAGCCGATAAAACTATCAGAGCTAAGGAGGAGAAAACGAGAGCGAAATTTGACGAGGAACGCAAGAGACTGGAGACAAGAAAGAACCTCACCGCTGTCAGACAGTTGCAGGAGAAGAGGATGAAACTGCGGGAGAAACAGAACCAAGTGCCGATCTACATGATCACGGAACTGCCCCCGCTGCCGCACCACGTCTGTTACACCGCGGACGACGCGTGTGATGACGAAAGTCGACACGAGAATCCCCGTTGGTACTTGGATTCCAACTTTAAACAACAAGAGCTGGTGCAGGCAGGGACCGGTGATACGCTCAAGAATACGTTCTACTGCCGGCGAGCCATGACGCCGGATTTGAGGGAGATCTTCGGATCGATCGACGAGAGGAAACTAAAGAGGACGTCGAGCGCCCACTGGCGCATACCTCCACGTTACACGCTCATGCCCGCAGTTAATCGGCTGTCGTACGTCGAAGATGAGAAGGATGATCAAGATGatgaagattaa
- the LOC109602003 gene encoding inner centromere protein isoform X13 has protein sequence MINLTSFLEDLSDRTCRGLSEALKRRPQKYQGCTIAELEKKSAMVRIGENKYKKMGKCNSFETLEHNVSAEEKKSEAPEHRPPFLRRRKPPTVDKTITVKEERTNANIRKERKRLETKEKPTAGEELKVAGIKQTQKRGVGEEKKSEATEHAPTLSSRDRFPTADKTITPKEEKTKANIRKERKRLETKKKPTAGGEPKEAGIKQAEKRVGEEKKSEATEHAPTFSSRDRFPTADKTIRAKEEKTKANISKERKRLETKKPTAGGELKVVGIKQVQNGGVGEEKKSEATEHAPTLSSRDRFPTADKTITPKEEKTKANIRRERKRLETKKKSTAGGELKVAGIKQAQNGGVGVEKKSEATEHAPTLSSRDRFPTADKTIRAKEEKTKANISKERKRLETKKKPTGGEEPKVVGIKQDQNGGGLMETKATEHAPTLSSRDRFPTADKTIRAKEEKTRAKFDEERKRLETRKNLTAVRQLQEKRMKLREKQNQVPIYMITELPPLPHHVCYTADDACDDESRHENPRWYLDSNFKQQELVQAGTGDTLKNTFYCRRAMTPDLREIFGSIDERKLKRTSSAHWRIPPRYTLMPAVNRLSYVEDEKDDQDDED, from the exons ATGATCAATCTAACTTCGTTTCTGGAGGATTTATCCGATAGAACTTGTCGTGGATTAAGTGAAGCACTCAAAAGGAGACCACAAAAATACCAG gggTGCACTATCGctgaattagaaaaaaaatccgCGATGGTACGAATTGGAGAAAACAAATACAAGAAAATGGGAAAATGCAACTCTTTCGAGACCTTGGAACATAATGTAAGTG CAGAAGAAAAGAAGAGCGAGGCGCCGGAACATCGTCCCCCATTCTTGAGAAGACGCAAACCTCCGACCGTCGATAAAACTATCACAGTTAAGGAGGAGAGAACAAACGCGAACATCCGCAAGGAACGCAAGAGATTAGAAACAAAGGAGAAGCCCACCGCCGGCGAAGAACTGAAAGTGGCGGGGATCAAACAGACTCAAAAAAGAGGTG TAGGGGAAGAAAAGAAGAGCGAGGCGACGGAACATGCTCCCACACTCTCAAGTAGAGACAGATTTCCGACGGCCGATAAAACTATCACACCTAAGGAGGAGAAAACGAAGGCGAACATCCGCAAGGAACGCAAGAGATTAGAAACAAAGAAGAAGCCCACCGCTGGCGGAGAACCGAAAGAGGCGGGGATCAAACAGGCTGAGAAAAGAG TAGGGGAAGAAAAGAAGAGCGAGGCGACGGAACATGCTCCCACATTCTCGAGTAGAGACAGATTTCCGACGGCCGATAAAACTATCAGAGCTAAGGAGGAGAAAACGAAAGCGAACATCAGCAAGGAACGCAAGAGATTAGAAACAAAGAAGCCCACCGCCGGCGGAGAACTGAAAGTGGTGGGGATCAAACAGGTTCAAAATGGAGGAG TAGGGGAAGAAAAGAAGAGCGAGGCGACAGAACATGCTCCCACACTCTCGAGTAGAGACAGATTTCCGACGGCCGATAAAACTATCACACCTAAAGAGGAGAAAACGAAGGCGAACATCCGCAGGGAACGCAAGAGATTAGAAACAAAGAAGAAGTCCACCGCCGGCGGAGAACTGAAAGTGGCGGGGATCAAACAAGCTCAAAATGGAGGAG TAGGGGTAGAAAAGAAGAGCGAGGCGACGGAACATGCTCCCACACTCTCGAGTAGAGACAGATTTCCGACGGCCGATAAAACTATCAGAGCTAAGGAGGAAAAAACGAAGGCGAACATCAGCAAGGAACGCAAGAGATTAGAAACAAAGAAAAAGCCCACCGGCGGCGAAGAACCGAAAGTGGTGGGGATCAAACAGGATCAAAATGGAGGAG GATTAATGGAAACGAAGGCGACGGAACATGCTCCCACACTCTCGAGTAGAGACAGATTTCCGACAGCCGATAAAACTATCAGAGCTAAGGAGGAGAAAACGAGAGCGAAATTTGACGAGGAACGCAAGAGACTGGAGACAAGAAAGAACCTCACCGCTGTCAGACAGTTGCAGGAGAAGAGGATGAAACTGCGGGAGAAACAGAACCAAGTGCCGATCTACATGATCACGGAACTGCCCCCGCTGCCGCACCACGTCTGTTACACCGCGGACGACGCGTGTGATGACGAAAGTCGACACGAGAATCCCCGTTGGTACTTGGATTCCAACTTTAAACAACAAGAGCTGGTGCAGGCAGGGACCGGTGATACGCTCAAGAATACGTTCTACTGCCGGCGAGCCATGACGCCGGATTTGAGGGAGATCTTCGGATCGATCGACGAGAGGAAACTAAAGAGGACGTCGAGCGCCCACTGGCGCATACCTCCACGTTACACGCTCATGCCCGCAGTTAATCGGCTGTCGTACGTCGAAGATGAGAAGGATGATCAAGATGatgaagattaa
- the LOC109602003 gene encoding inner centromere protein B isoform X1: MINLTSFLEDLSDRTCRGLSEALKRRPQKYQGCTIAELEKKSAMVRIGENKYKKMGKCNSFETLEHNVSAEEKKSEAPEHRPPFLRRRKPPTVDKTITVKEERTNANIRKERKRLETKEKPTAGEELKVAGIKQTQKRGVGEEKKSEATEHAPTLSSRDRFPTADKTITPKEEKTKANIRKERKRLETKKKPTAGGEPKEAGIKQAEKRVLEEKNEATEHAPILSSRDRFPTADKTIRAKEEKTKANIRKERKRLETKKKPTAGGEPKEAGIKQAEKRVLEEKNEATEHAPILSSRDRFPTTDKTIRAKEEKTKANISKERKRLETKKKPTAGGEPKEAGIKQAEKRVGEEKKSEATEHAPTFSSRDRFPTADKTIRAKEEKTKANISKERKRLETKKPTAGGELKVVGIKQVQNGGVGEEKKSEATEHAPTLSSRDRFPTADKTITPKEEKTKANIRRERKRLETKKKSTAGGELKVAGIKQAQNGGVGVEKKSEATEHAPTLSSRDRFPTADKTIRAKEEKTKANISKERKRLETKKKPTGGEEPKVVGIKQDQNGGGLMETKATEHAPTLSSRDRFPTADKTIRAKEEKTRAKFDEERKRLETRKNLTAVRQLQEKRMKLREKQNQVPIYMITELPPLPHHVCYTADDACDDESRHENPRWYLDSNFKQQELVQAGTGDTLKNTFYCRRAMTPDLREIFGSIDERKLKRTSSAHWRIPPRYTLMPAVNRLSYVEDEKDDQDDED, translated from the exons ATGATCAATCTAACTTCGTTTCTGGAGGATTTATCCGATAGAACTTGTCGTGGATTAAGTGAAGCACTCAAAAGGAGACCACAAAAATACCAG gggTGCACTATCGctgaattagaaaaaaaatccgCGATGGTACGAATTGGAGAAAACAAATACAAGAAAATGGGAAAATGCAACTCTTTCGAGACCTTGGAACATAATGTAAGTG CAGAAGAAAAGAAGAGCGAGGCGCCGGAACATCGTCCCCCATTCTTGAGAAGACGCAAACCTCCGACCGTCGATAAAACTATCACAGTTAAGGAGGAGAGAACAAACGCGAACATCCGCAAGGAACGCAAGAGATTAGAAACAAAGGAGAAGCCCACCGCCGGCGAAGAACTGAAAGTGGCGGGGATCAAACAGACTCAAAAAAGAGGTG TAGGGGAAGAAAAGAAGAGCGAGGCGACGGAACATGCTCCCACACTCTCAAGTAGAGACAGATTTCCGACGGCCGATAAAACTATCACACCTAAGGAGGAGAAAACGAAGGCGAACATCCGCAAGGAACGCAAGAGATTAGAAACAAAGAAGAAGCCCACCGCTGGCGGAGAACCGAAAGAGGCGGGGATCAAACAGGCTGAGAAAAGAG TATTAGAAGAAAAGAACGAGGCGACGGAACATGCTCCCATACTCTCGAGTAGAGACAGATTTCCGACGGCCGATAAAACTATCAGAGCTAAGGAGGAGAAAACGAAGGCGAACATCCGCAAGGAACGCAAGAGATTAGAAACAAAGAAGAAGCCCACCGCTGGCGGAGAACCGAAAGAGGCGGGGATCAAACAGGCTGAGAAAAGAG TATTAGAAGAAAAGAACGAGGCGACGGAACATGCTCCCATACTCTCGAGTAGAGACAGATTTCCGACGACCGATAAAACTATCAGAGCTAAGGAGGAGAAAACGAAAGCGAACATCAGCAAGGAACGGAAGAGATTAGAAACAAAGAAGAAGCCCACCGCTGGCGGAGAACCGAAAGAGGCGGGGATCAAACAGGCTGAGAAAAGAG TAGGGGAAGAAAAGAAGAGCGAGGCGACGGAACATGCTCCCACATTCTCGAGTAGAGACAGATTTCCGACGGCCGATAAAACTATCAGAGCTAAGGAGGAGAAAACGAAAGCGAACATCAGCAAGGAACGCAAGAGATTAGAAACAAAGAAGCCCACCGCCGGCGGAGAACTGAAAGTGGTGGGGATCAAACAGGTTCAAAATGGAGGAG TAGGGGAAGAAAAGAAGAGCGAGGCGACAGAACATGCTCCCACACTCTCGAGTAGAGACAGATTTCCGACGGCCGATAAAACTATCACACCTAAAGAGGAGAAAACGAAGGCGAACATCCGCAGGGAACGCAAGAGATTAGAAACAAAGAAGAAGTCCACCGCCGGCGGAGAACTGAAAGTGGCGGGGATCAAACAAGCTCAAAATGGAGGAG TAGGGGTAGAAAAGAAGAGCGAGGCGACGGAACATGCTCCCACACTCTCGAGTAGAGACAGATTTCCGACGGCCGATAAAACTATCAGAGCTAAGGAGGAAAAAACGAAGGCGAACATCAGCAAGGAACGCAAGAGATTAGAAACAAAGAAAAAGCCCACCGGCGGCGAAGAACCGAAAGTGGTGGGGATCAAACAGGATCAAAATGGAGGAG GATTAATGGAAACGAAGGCGACGGAACATGCTCCCACACTCTCGAGTAGAGACAGATTTCCGACAGCCGATAAAACTATCAGAGCTAAGGAGGAGAAAACGAGAGCGAAATTTGACGAGGAACGCAAGAGACTGGAGACAAGAAAGAACCTCACCGCTGTCAGACAGTTGCAGGAGAAGAGGATGAAACTGCGGGAGAAACAGAACCAAGTGCCGATCTACATGATCACGGAACTGCCCCCGCTGCCGCACCACGTCTGTTACACCGCGGACGACGCGTGTGATGACGAAAGTCGACACGAGAATCCCCGTTGGTACTTGGATTCCAACTTTAAACAACAAGAGCTGGTGCAGGCAGGGACCGGTGATACGCTCAAGAATACGTTCTACTGCCGGCGAGCCATGACGCCGGATTTGAGGGAGATCTTCGGATCGATCGACGAGAGGAAACTAAAGAGGACGTCGAGCGCCCACTGGCGCATACCTCCACGTTACACGCTCATGCCCGCAGTTAATCGGCTGTCGTACGTCGAAGATGAGAAGGATGATCAAGATGatgaagattaa